A portion of the Acidisarcina polymorpha genome contains these proteins:
- a CDS encoding glutathione peroxidase, protein MAATAGSVYDFSLKSIDTHQPVSLSSYHGKALLLVNVASKCGYTPQYAALEKLYETYKGQGLVIVGIPANNFMSQEPGTDAEIKTFCTNKYNVSFPMMSKVSVKGEDKAPLYAFLTDKSSDPKFGGEIQWNFTKFLFDRNGNPVARFEPAITPDSPEVISAVQAALK, encoded by the coding sequence ATGGCGGCAACGGCGGGCAGTGTCTATGATTTCTCCTTAAAATCCATTGATACCCATCAACCGGTAAGTCTATCGAGTTATCACGGAAAGGCGCTCTTATTGGTGAATGTGGCGAGTAAATGCGGCTACACTCCGCAGTATGCCGCGCTTGAGAAGCTATATGAGACGTACAAAGGTCAGGGCTTGGTCATCGTCGGCATTCCGGCGAATAACTTCATGAGCCAGGAACCCGGAACCGACGCCGAGATCAAGACATTCTGCACCAATAAGTACAACGTCAGCTTTCCCATGATGTCGAAGGTTTCAGTCAAGGGCGAGGACAAAGCGCCCCTTTATGCGTTCCTGACCGACAAGTCGTCCGACCCAAAGTTCGGCGGCGAAATCCAATGGAATTTCACCAAGTTCCTCTTCGACCGGAACGGCAATCCAGTGGCAAGGTTTGAGCCGGCCATCACGCCTGACTCACCAGAAGTGATTTCGGCAGTTCAGGCGGCGCTCAAGTAG
- a CDS encoding AIM24 family protein, producing MQSNIVGTTMPVLEFILEPNEAVISEAGELSWMGASIQMTTHTQLAGGGGLFGAIRRVAGGGSLFMTEYRAVGAASELAFATKVPGHILPVPVGNGYEYLIHRHGFLCGTPQIQLGVGFQQSLGAGIFGGDGFLLQHVSGVGTAWIELSGEVIVKDLRPGETLRVHPGHVGAFQTSVSFQIARIPGIRNMIFGGDGIFLAALTGPGRIWLQSLPISRLAHALAEYLPNRNEQRAEGGVVGGIVGSILGGMK from the coding sequence ATGCAGAGCAATATCGTTGGCACCACGATGCCGGTGCTCGAGTTCATCCTCGAGCCCAATGAAGCCGTCATCTCCGAAGCTGGAGAGCTGTCCTGGATGGGTGCTTCCATCCAGATGACCACCCACACGCAGCTGGCGGGCGGCGGCGGTCTTTTCGGCGCCATTCGCAGGGTCGCCGGGGGAGGCAGCCTCTTCATGACGGAATACCGAGCCGTCGGCGCTGCCAGCGAACTGGCGTTCGCGACCAAGGTTCCGGGTCACATCCTTCCAGTGCCGGTGGGCAATGGCTATGAATACCTGATTCATCGCCACGGCTTCTTGTGCGGAACACCGCAAATCCAGCTGGGCGTCGGCTTCCAGCAATCTCTGGGCGCTGGCATCTTCGGGGGCGATGGATTTCTCCTGCAGCATGTGAGCGGCGTTGGAACCGCGTGGATTGAGCTGTCGGGCGAGGTCATCGTCAAGGACCTGCGTCCCGGTGAGACTCTGCGGGTCCACCCCGGTCACGTCGGCGCGTTTCAGACCAGCGTCTCTTTCCAGATTGCGCGCATTCCGGGTATTCGCAATATGATCTTCGGCGGAGATGGCATCTTCCTCGCGGCGCTGACCGGCCCGGGCAGGATCTGGCTCCAGTCGCTGCCGATCTCCCGTCTGGCTCACGCGCTCGCCGAGTATCTTCCCAATCGAAACGAGCAACGCGCGGAAGGCGGCGTTGTCGGCGGAATTGTCGGGTCGATCTTGGGCGGGATGAAGTAG
- a CDS encoding SBBP repeat-containing protein produces the protein MKTLTSCAAALLALGQFAASAQISSSSAFASQPTQNSKPSALNPAVTANFAKLPLSFEANQGQTDSQVRFVSRGQGYSLFLTNREAVLALHKNEPQPVHGRDGKPALSAKAGKTAVVRMELDGASDGLRVVGEEPLPGKSNYFIGSDSSKWHTNVPTYSRVKYTGVYPGIDLVYYGNQQQLEYDFVVAPNADPKQARLHFAGADKLKLNHDGDLEIIAKEGEIAFHKPVVYQMKDGQRQPVIGSFRLLAKNTVGFELGSYDRSRELVVDPVLAYSTYLGGTQAEYAEALAVDQDANVYVTGENYSTDFPLTKHPLEKTSTAVYLTKLNQTGTALDYSTYFVSDVYNTVSPTGLAVDAAGDAYLTGATGDGFPTTSGAFQTAYKRTDGNDTGFVAKVNSTGSALVYSTYLGGSGGHIKYENGYCQAIAVDAEGNAYVTGYTDSADFPVTKGAYQTTKKSELSAFVTKLNPEGTGLVYSTFLGGTSVAPLGEIPEDDGYAIVLNSAGEAYVGGSTVFTDFPTTANAFQTVKPSPGSSGSSGFVTKLNAAGSGLVFSTFLGGSNPVGTQNFGQPGDFVVGVAVDPQGNVFAVGEASSTDFPVTSNAIQSTAESTLDGFVTKLDPTGSALVYSTYLGGTSFTDGGLPLPGAVVAGVAVNKQGDAFVTGHTIATNFPVTSGAIQRHNLAASKKSTNAFLTEFDPGGSLLYSTYFGGNGKVPGYSDAYDGGDKAIAVALDSLGNAYIAGTTISSDFPVTPGAFQTQYQTSIDSDGIHTTFVAKFAFHKPTSTTLVGSSNPAVLGTTVKFTATATLVYGGTPVGDVSFSVDGPVVAHIPVDASGQAVFSTSTLSAGQHTITARFPEDTDSYSSSSATLVETITGGQVATPFFPRLGGTYHSGDKFAIEDSTPGATIYYTVDGTTPTAASTRYTSPILISTTTTIKAIAVVSGDTNSAVATATYTIVPAAVTTTTSLTSSTNPSTLGDAVTFTATVTAASGPTPTGAVTFKNDSVVLGTVPLTGGKASIRTSNLTVGGNTFAAIYTGNATDAASAATITQEVAQ, from the coding sequence GTGAAAACTTTGACTTCCTGCGCAGCCGCGCTGCTGGCTCTCGGCCAGTTCGCCGCCTCTGCGCAGATTTCCTCTTCTTCTGCCTTCGCCTCTCAACCAACCCAGAATTCCAAACCCTCCGCCCTGAACCCGGCGGTGACGGCAAACTTCGCCAAGCTGCCGCTCAGTTTTGAAGCGAACCAGGGCCAGACCGACAGCCAGGTACGCTTCGTATCCCGCGGCCAGGGCTACTCACTTTTTCTGACCAACCGCGAAGCCGTGCTGGCGCTGCACAAGAACGAGCCGCAGCCGGTCCATGGACGCGACGGCAAGCCAGCGCTCTCGGCGAAGGCCGGAAAGACCGCCGTGGTCCGGATGGAGTTGGACGGCGCTTCGGATGGATTACGCGTCGTCGGCGAAGAGCCGCTTCCCGGCAAGTCGAACTACTTCATCGGCAGCGATTCGTCGAAGTGGCATACCAACGTGCCGACCTACTCCAGGGTGAAATACACGGGGGTGTATCCCGGAATCGATCTTGTTTACTACGGCAACCAGCAGCAGCTGGAATACGACTTCGTCGTCGCGCCGAACGCCGATCCGAAGCAGGCGCGGCTGCATTTCGCCGGAGCCGACAAGCTGAAGTTGAACCACGACGGCGACCTGGAGATCATCGCCAAGGAGGGCGAGATCGCCTTCCACAAACCGGTCGTCTACCAGATGAAGGACGGGCAGCGACAGCCGGTTATCGGCAGCTTCAGGCTTTTGGCGAAGAATACGGTTGGATTCGAGCTAGGCAGCTACGACCGTAGCCGGGAGTTGGTGGTGGATCCGGTTTTGGCCTATTCGACTTACCTGGGTGGGACACAGGCCGAATATGCGGAGGCTCTTGCCGTGGATCAGGATGCGAATGTTTACGTTACCGGGGAAAACTACTCGACGGATTTTCCCCTCACGAAACACCCTCTGGAGAAAACCTCGACTGCCGTATATCTGACCAAGCTCAACCAGACCGGCACCGCCCTTGACTACTCCACTTACTTCGTCTCCGACGTCTACAATACCGTCTCGCCTACCGGCCTTGCGGTCGATGCTGCCGGGGATGCCTATTTGACCGGAGCGACCGGGGATGGATTTCCAACCACCAGCGGAGCCTTCCAAACCGCTTATAAACGAACCGACGGGAATGACACCGGATTTGTAGCCAAAGTCAACTCCACCGGTTCGGCGTTGGTCTACTCCACGTATCTCGGCGGAAGCGGGGGACACATTAAGTACGAAAACGGATACTGCCAGGCGATTGCGGTTGATGCCGAGGGAAATGCTTATGTGACCGGCTACACCGACTCCGCCGACTTTCCGGTGACCAAGGGCGCTTATCAAACCACCAAGAAAAGCGAACTCTCCGCATTTGTAACCAAGCTGAATCCAGAGGGCACAGGACTTGTCTATTCAACCTTTCTGGGCGGAACCTCTGTCGCTCCCCTCGGAGAGATTCCAGAGGACGACGGCTATGCCATCGTATTGAACTCAGCCGGAGAAGCTTACGTTGGGGGCTCGACTGTATTCACAGACTTCCCGACGACGGCTAATGCCTTTCAGACCGTCAAACCGTCGCCGGGCTCATCCGGAAGCAGCGGTTTTGTCACAAAACTCAATGCCGCCGGTTCTGGACTGGTCTTCTCGACCTTCCTGGGGGGAAGTAATCCGGTCGGAACTCAGAACTTCGGTCAACCCGGAGACTTCGTCGTCGGCGTCGCAGTCGACCCCCAGGGAAATGTGTTTGCCGTCGGCGAAGCCTCCTCTACAGATTTTCCGGTGACCAGCAATGCCATTCAAAGCACTGCCGAGAGCACACTCGACGGATTTGTCACCAAGCTGGATCCGACTGGGTCCGCCTTGGTCTACTCTACTTATTTGGGTGGCACTAGTTTTACAGATGGAGGTCTCCCTTTACCAGGCGCAGTGGTTGCGGGAGTGGCAGTGAATAAGCAAGGAGATGCTTTTGTCACCGGGCATACTATCGCAACGAACTTCCCAGTAACAAGCGGGGCCATCCAGCGGCATAACCTTGCGGCCAGCAAGAAGAGTACCAACGCCTTCCTGACTGAATTCGATCCAGGCGGCTCGCTTCTTTATTCCACATATTTTGGGGGAAACGGGAAGGTTCCAGGGTATTCAGATGCGTATGACGGTGGTGACAAAGCAATTGCTGTCGCCCTCGACTCTTTAGGAAACGCGTATATCGCGGGTACGACGATTTCAAGTGATTTCCCGGTAACACCCGGCGCGTTTCAGACGCAATATCAGACGTCTATCGATTCTGACGGTATACATACCACCTTCGTGGCCAAGTTCGCCTTTCACAAACCAACCAGCACCACCTTGGTAGGCAGCAGCAACCCAGCGGTCCTTGGAACCACCGTAAAGTTCACCGCCACGGCGACTCTTGTGTATGGTGGAACCCCGGTCGGCGATGTCAGCTTCAGCGTCGACGGCCCTGTCGTGGCCCATATACCGGTCGATGCCTCCGGGCAAGCCGTCTTCTCGACGAGCACACTGTCTGCCGGGCAACACACGATTACTGCGCGCTTCCCCGAAGATACCGACAGTTACTCGAGCAGTAGCGCTACTTTAGTTGAGACCATCACCGGAGGGCAGGTAGCCACACCATTCTTCCCCAGACTCGGAGGAACTTATCATTCCGGAGACAAGTTCGCTATCGAGGATTCAACGCCGGGCGCGACTATCTACTACACAGTCGACGGAACGACGCCAACCGCAGCCTCTACGCGGTACACCAGCCCGATCCTCATTTCCACCACTACGACGATTAAAGCGATCGCCGTTGTGAGCGGGGACACCAACAGCGCGGTGGCCACGGCGACTTACACAATCGTGCCTGCCGCAGTCACAACCACAACCTCGCTGACTTCCTCCACGAATCCCTCAACCCTGGGCGACGCGGTGACGTTCACAGCGACCGTAACCGCCGCTTCCGGGCCGACTCCCACGGGCGCGGTCACCTTCAAGAACGACAGTGTGGTGCTTGGAACCGTCCCGCTGACCGGCGGCAAGGCGTCGATCAGGACCTCCAACCTTACCGTTGGCGGCAATACATTCGCCGCCATCTACACCGGCAACGCGACCGACGCGGCCAGTGCAGCCACCATCACTCAGGAGGTTGCCCAATAA
- a CDS encoding glycosyltransferase family 2 protein, giving the protein MISVVILTRNEQLDLPGCLASVAWSDDVHVFDSYSTDNTIEIARAAGATVHQRVFDNYAAHRNASLQLTFTYPWLLILDADERPTPELCLEMQAAVRRASTDIGGFRIRRRDFLFNTWLEHAQISPFYIRLVRPERSRYTRAVNEVIEVTGKVGELSQPLDHFPFSKGMAHWIAKHNTYSTMEAELIASEQSLQNSSLTPSWKTALLDPDFHTRRRHQKALFYRMPGRPLLKWLYMVAVRRSFLDGWPGLTYATLQAIYEYFIVLKTRELLRHSARNQ; this is encoded by the coding sequence ATGATCTCTGTCGTGATCTTGACGCGGAATGAACAACTTGACCTCCCCGGCTGTCTCGCTTCGGTCGCCTGGTCGGACGATGTTCATGTCTTTGATTCTTATTCGACTGACAACACCATCGAGATTGCCCGGGCCGCTGGAGCCACGGTCCACCAGCGGGTCTTCGACAACTACGCGGCTCATCGCAACGCTTCGCTGCAACTTACCTTTACCTATCCTTGGCTCTTGATTCTCGATGCGGATGAGCGGCCGACGCCTGAACTCTGTTTGGAGATGCAAGCGGCGGTCCGGAGGGCTTCAACGGACATTGGCGGCTTTCGTATTCGCCGGCGGGACTTTCTCTTCAACACATGGTTGGAACACGCGCAGATTTCACCGTTCTATATCCGTCTGGTTCGCCCGGAGCGATCGCGCTACACGCGAGCCGTTAACGAAGTCATCGAAGTGACGGGCAAAGTCGGGGAACTCAGTCAGCCACTCGATCATTTTCCCTTTTCAAAAGGAATGGCGCATTGGATCGCCAAACACAACACCTATTCGACCATGGAGGCGGAGCTGATCGCGAGCGAACAGAGCTTGCAGAACTCGTCGCTGACTCCGTCATGGAAAACCGCTCTCCTAGACCCGGATTTTCATACTCGCCGGCGGCACCAGAAGGCGCTTTTTTATCGAATGCCCGGGAGGCCGCTGCTCAAGTGGCTATACATGGTGGCCGTAAGGCGGAGCTTTCTGGATGGCTGGCCCGGTTTGACCTACGCCACGCTCCAAGCGATCTATGAGTATTTCATTGTGTTGAAGACGCGAGAGCTACTACGCCATTCGGCTAGGAATCAATAG
- a CDS encoding TonB-dependent receptor: protein MRKPAQLLVYLLVVSSVLYGQQLSTRSWKGVLRTTGGTPIKAAAIHLTGGHGELVANTNADGAFEFPALPPGDYQLAVVIDQVSHSYPSSLALATELPPAIVSLSNQGTVAVTFEAAKAGTGGEQLSSETVSAIPLNKRDFSQLLLLAAGTMTDANGATNFTQQFAINGQRGVEATFAMDGADTSDPEMGGAAFSNFNVDAVEEIRSSSGWMPAEIGRGAAGFTNVITRSGTSGFHGSIFEFIRNSSLDARNYFDHPTIADPGRIPPFRRNEFGLTNGGPVVIPHIYDGRGKTFYFGQYQGFRQVLGTTQVLPVPTPQERAGLDTTAYPGDVLFATPNPLIAPILSRYPLPNNPTGPYGANTYAASSKVVTDANQFSIRLDQRLSDKSQLMGRFTFNNLFGPTTNPDQTAIDPTFGIIYVDHQRNGIVTYTRTVSPRFAFESSISVTRTTPQFPTTNHVDPAVKFNDGLFEGFNTAGGSVMSSYGNLIMARQSFTWTTARHTIKAGGEVRLNRDTTYFGISPNGEYDFGGGTAYATANIPSQSGTHDVHVGDPLPDTLSAFLTGSAFVYTTAVAAPYASGGSHIGPAAISRNAGALYIQDNWKISDRFVLDYGIRYEVYSPITERAHRTAGFLMNGGQQEFVDNPQPGYRFDWSGVGPRVQVDWRVHDTLHLHAGGGITTIPPNIWQDNALTGAVPFVIYPRIVAAPAAAVAYGFQINSAQLPTFYTPSGQDVFASGNTKTVPANTVLDIDRYQRDLAALSPGTNVTPLTLAGVDRNFGNAYLQTWTLGAERQFGKLTADAAYVGTASVRLPRYSYPNGYSGAGPGFAPYTKFDNAGNVIGGFGTETLVIANSHSSYHALQASLSGTVPHGGPGVQVSYTWSKSLDDTSAVIGGTGNTGAVTVPFPQNPFDYRPEKGPSSFDVKHGFTMSLAQDLQLEKAQLLQPVSRRVTAGWTLLSISTISSGLPFTIYSGVQQTAAGSNGVDRPDQIATPHLSTARKVREDYFGEGANNASFFSIPIGVPGGTGPNQGVFGSLGRNTFRGPAYYDFDFSLIKDTPVGTRAKGGELFDVEFRSEFFNLFNIVDMGLSANTIRGSGFGEISKTAGTSRQIQFSLKLLY from the coding sequence ATGCGAAAGCCGGCCCAACTTCTTGTCTACCTCCTCGTTGTCTCTTCTGTCCTATACGGCCAACAACTCTCAACCCGCTCCTGGAAGGGCGTGCTCCGCACCACGGGTGGAACCCCAATCAAGGCTGCAGCCATCCATCTAACCGGTGGTCATGGCGAGTTGGTGGCCAACACGAACGCAGACGGGGCCTTTGAATTCCCTGCGCTGCCGCCCGGCGACTATCAACTTGCCGTGGTCATCGACCAGGTGAGCCATAGCTACCCCAGCTCCCTGGCCTTGGCCACGGAATTGCCCCCGGCAATCGTCAGCCTATCGAATCAAGGCACGGTGGCGGTTACCTTTGAAGCCGCCAAAGCGGGCACGGGCGGGGAACAGCTTTCGAGTGAGACGGTAAGCGCGATACCGCTGAATAAGCGCGACTTCAGCCAATTGCTGCTGCTCGCGGCTGGCACCATGACGGATGCGAACGGCGCCACCAACTTCACCCAGCAGTTCGCCATCAATGGGCAACGCGGCGTCGAAGCCACCTTCGCGATGGACGGCGCAGACACCAGCGATCCGGAGATGGGGGGCGCGGCCTTCAGCAACTTCAACGTCGATGCAGTCGAAGAGATCCGGTCGAGCTCCGGCTGGATGCCGGCAGAGATCGGTCGTGGGGCGGCCGGATTTACGAACGTCATTACCCGATCGGGGACCAGCGGCTTCCATGGATCGATCTTTGAATTCATCAGAAATTCCTCGCTCGACGCACGCAACTACTTCGACCATCCGACCATCGCCGATCCGGGAAGAATCCCGCCGTTCCGGCGTAATGAATTTGGATTGACCAACGGCGGCCCGGTTGTCATTCCGCATATCTACGACGGCCGCGGGAAGACGTTCTACTTCGGTCAATACCAGGGATTTCGCCAAGTGCTTGGAACGACCCAGGTGCTGCCCGTTCCAACCCCGCAGGAACGCGCCGGCCTGGATACAACCGCCTATCCGGGAGATGTGCTGTTCGCGACACCAAACCCTTTGATAGCGCCCATCCTGAGCCGGTATCCGCTGCCCAATAACCCCACCGGGCCTTATGGCGCGAATACCTACGCGGCTTCGTCTAAAGTCGTCACTGACGCCAATCAGTTTTCGATCCGGCTGGATCAGCGACTCTCCGACAAGTCGCAGCTGATGGGTCGATTCACCTTCAATAATCTCTTCGGGCCAACTACGAATCCCGACCAGACCGCGATCGACCCCACCTTCGGCATCATCTATGTCGACCATCAGCGCAACGGCATCGTCACGTACACCCGTACGGTTTCGCCTCGCTTTGCCTTCGAAAGCTCGATCAGCGTCACTCGCACCACGCCACAATTTCCGACGACCAACCATGTCGATCCGGCGGTCAAGTTTAACGACGGTCTCTTCGAGGGATTCAATACGGCAGGAGGGTCGGTGATGTCCTCCTACGGAAATCTCATCATGGCGCGCCAGAGCTTCACGTGGACGACGGCGCGGCACACCATCAAGGCGGGCGGCGAGGTGAGGCTCAATCGAGACACAACTTACTTCGGCATCAGCCCTAATGGCGAATACGATTTTGGCGGAGGCACGGCTTACGCCACAGCGAATATCCCCTCTCAAAGCGGCACTCACGACGTCCATGTGGGTGATCCGTTGCCGGACACGCTAAGCGCGTTCTTGACGGGGAGCGCCTTTGTCTACACGACTGCCGTGGCCGCGCCTTATGCCTCCGGCGGCAGCCATATCGGTCCCGCCGCAATCTCTCGCAACGCGGGCGCGCTCTACATTCAGGACAACTGGAAGATCTCCGACCGCTTCGTGCTCGACTATGGTATCCGCTACGAGGTGTACTCGCCGATCACGGAACGCGCCCACCGTACTGCCGGCTTCCTGATGAACGGCGGCCAGCAGGAGTTCGTCGACAACCCGCAACCCGGCTATCGCTTCGACTGGAGCGGCGTTGGTCCACGGGTCCAAGTAGATTGGCGAGTTCACGACACGCTGCACCTCCACGCGGGCGGCGGAATTACGACAATTCCGCCCAATATATGGCAAGATAACGCGTTAACTGGAGCGGTACCTTTCGTCATTTATCCCCGCATTGTCGCCGCGCCCGCTGCGGCGGTTGCTTATGGTTTTCAAATCAATTCAGCGCAGCTTCCCACGTTCTACACGCCGAGTGGCCAGGACGTTTTTGCGAGCGGAAACACTAAGACAGTTCCTGCGAACACGGTGCTCGATATTGATCGCTATCAGCGGGACCTGGCCGCGCTCTCGCCGGGTACGAACGTCACTCCATTGACTCTGGCCGGCGTCGACCGCAACTTCGGCAATGCCTATCTGCAGACGTGGACGCTTGGCGCGGAGCGGCAGTTTGGCAAGCTGACCGCGGATGCAGCCTACGTGGGGACCGCTTCGGTGAGGCTCCCCCGCTATAGTTATCCGAATGGCTACTCTGGCGCGGGCCCTGGGTTTGCGCCTTACACCAAGTTCGACAATGCCGGGAATGTGATTGGCGGCTTCGGTACGGAGACTTTGGTGATCGCAAACTCGCATTCGAGCTATCACGCATTGCAGGCATCGCTCTCGGGCACCGTGCCCCATGGCGGCCCGGGCGTTCAGGTCAGCTACACATGGTCGAAGTCGCTCGACGATACCAGCGCGGTGATCGGCGGCACCGGCAATACCGGCGCGGTCACCGTTCCCTTTCCGCAAAATCCTTTCGATTATCGTCCGGAGAAAGGGCCATCAAGCTTCGACGTGAAACATGGCTTCACCATGAGTCTTGCCCAGGACCTTCAGCTCGAGAAAGCCCAGCTTTTGCAGCCGGTCAGCAGGAGAGTGACCGCCGGTTGGACGCTGCTCAGTATCTCGACGATCAGTAGCGGACTTCCCTTCACCATCTACTCCGGGGTGCAACAAACCGCGGCGGGATCGAATGGCGTCGATCGACCCGATCAGATCGCAACGCCGCATCTGTCGACGGCGAGAAAGGTCCGTGAGGACTATTTCGGAGAGGGCGCGAACAATGCGTCGTTCTTTTCTATACCTATCGGCGTACCAGGAGGTACCGGGCCGAACCAGGGCGTCTTCGGCTCGTTGGGCAGAAATACCTTTCGTGGTCCGGCCTACTACGACTTCGACTTCTCGTTGATCAAAGACACGCCGGTCGGGACACGCGCCAAGGGCGGCGAACTTTTCGACGTAGAGTTCCGCTCGGAGTTCTTCAATCTCTTCAACATCGTCGATATGGGCTTGTCGGCGAATACGATTCGTGGCTCCGGATTTGGTGAGATCAGCAAAACGGCGGGAACGTCGCGACAGATTCAGTTCTCGTTGAAGCTGCTCTATTGA
- a CDS encoding CsbD family protein, with amino-acid sequence MNGDKVKGVLQKIGGHIEESAGALVGDENLKLAGQEDQIKGEAREAWGNVKEAGEALVDRARIAKADAELKSARAEAFDREHDTQIRHE; translated from the coding sequence ATGAATGGCGACAAGGTGAAGGGTGTGCTGCAGAAGATCGGCGGGCATATTGAAGAGTCCGCCGGGGCGCTGGTCGGCGATGAGAACTTGAAGCTTGCCGGACAGGAAGATCAGATCAAAGGGGAAGCGCGCGAAGCGTGGGGGAATGTGAAGGAGGCTGGCGAAGCGTTAGTGGATCGAGCCCGGATCGCGAAGGCGGATGCTGAGCTGAAGTCGGCGCGCGCGGAGGCCTTCGATCGCGAACATGATACTCAAATACGTCACGAATAG
- a CDS encoding AbrB/MazE/SpoVT family DNA-binding domain-containing protein, giving the protein MKSSPPLLEYLNTTKIGEKGQLTVPKQFREELGLEAGAPFAVLRLGDGLILLPEQRRFDALCERISSALAAAGATPQVLMATLPETRQRLFERRYGSATMPLGPTTPFDAGESKSRRKK; this is encoded by the coding sequence ATGAAGAGTTCTCCACCGCTCCTGGAATATCTGAATACCACAAAGATTGGAGAAAAGGGCCAGCTCACGGTGCCGAAGCAGTTCCGCGAGGAGCTGGGCTTGGAAGCGGGTGCTCCCTTTGCCGTGCTGCGGTTGGGCGACGGGCTGATTCTGCTTCCTGAGCAGAGGCGCTTCGATGCCCTTTGCGAGCGAATCAGTTCGGCGCTGGCCGCGGCTGGCGCCACCCCGCAAGTGTTGATGGCGACGCTGCCGGAGACACGACAACGACTTTTTGAGCGTCGCTATGGGAGCGCCACGATGCCGCTCGGCCCGACGACGCCGTTTGACGCGGGCGAGTCCAAGTCGCGTCGGAAGAAGTGA
- a CDS encoding PIN domain-containing protein has protein sequence MTRRLRLFLDSNVLTGGIVAPWGLDKAVLSLCAARVCKLVLAEAVREEVEENLLVHARKLPPKQADELIEDYRRLIELTKPELVAFPELNAILAGRKLIRHESDIPVLLSAMDAKPDWLLTHNTKHFTLSVAQRTGLRIATPVEFFETLAGLLQ, from the coding sequence GTGACTCGCAGGCTTAGGCTTTTTCTCGACTCCAATGTGCTGACTGGAGGCATAGTCGCTCCGTGGGGGCTGGACAAGGCGGTGTTGTCTCTCTGCGCGGCGAGAGTTTGCAAACTGGTGCTGGCTGAGGCGGTGCGCGAGGAGGTCGAAGAGAACCTGCTTGTTCACGCACGCAAACTCCCTCCGAAGCAGGCGGATGAATTGATCGAAGACTATCGGCGATTGATAGAACTCACAAAACCGGAGTTGGTTGCCTTTCCGGAGTTGAACGCGATACTTGCCGGTCGGAAGCTGATCCGCCATGAGTCCGATATCCCGGTACTGCTCTCCGCAATGGATGCCAAGCCAGACTGGCTGCTGACCCATAATACGAAGCACTTCACTCTGAGCGTGGCGCAACGGACTGGGCTGCGGATTGCGACTCCGGTGGAGTTCTTTGAGACTTTGGCGGGGTTGCTTCAGTAG
- the tsf gene encoding translation elongation factor Ts: protein MSTVTENISAAQVKELREKTGAPMMDCRSALTEAKGDIEEAVIVLRKKGMASAAKKASRTTSEGAVGTYIHAGGKIGVLVEVNCESDFVARTEDFQELLKDIAMHIAATDPRYVRREDVTAEDLEREKDVFRAQAAATGKPPAVVEKIVEGKMSKFYEEVCLLDQPFIKDQTVAIKDMIATKVGKLGENIFVRRFARFKVGDNNWTVAQAKLSAEE from the coding sequence ATGTCGACCGTGACTGAAAATATTTCTGCTGCACAGGTAAAAGAACTCCGCGAAAAGACTGGCGCGCCGATGATGGATTGCCGCAGCGCCCTCACCGAAGCCAAGGGCGACATCGAAGAGGCCGTCATCGTTCTCCGCAAGAAGGGTATGGCCTCGGCCGCCAAGAAGGCCTCGCGCACCACCAGCGAAGGCGCGGTCGGCACCTACATCCACGCCGGCGGCAAGATCGGCGTGCTCGTCGAAGTCAACTGTGAATCCGACTTCGTCGCCCGCACCGAAGACTTTCAGGAGCTGCTCAAGGACATCGCCATGCATATCGCCGCGACCGACCCGCGCTACGTCCGCCGCGAAGATGTGACCGCCGAAGACCTCGAGCGCGAGAAGGACGTCTTCCGCGCCCAGGCGGCCGCCACCGGTAAGCCCCCCGCCGTCGTCGAAAAGATCGTCGAAGGCAAGATGAGCAAGTTCTACGAAGAGGTCTGCTTACTCGACCAACCCTTCATCAAGGACCAGACCGTCGCCATCAAGGACATGATCGCCACCAAAGTCGGCAAGCTCGGCGAAAACATCTTCGTTCGGAGGTTCGCCAGATTCAAGGTTGGGGATAATAACTGGACTGTGGCTCAGGCTAAGTTAAGTGCTGAAGAGTAA